aactaatctatatatatataatgatgcttaatttttaaagtgtccggattgccaggtcgagagctgtggttaatttggatatatgtgagagtaaatgaatatttgagtcggattgtgagttgacccacccataaaaattttaccgtaatattttttcacagttttttatattattactcgtgcatttgcacgtgatacatgctagttaatcATAAAGATTGAATCATgcctttattttttaatattgcacgtgatacatgctagttaatcATAAAGATTGAATCATgcctttattttttaatatatactcGTATAagatttagaaataattaatattttttccttttaatttttagattgatcttaaaatatataatatttgattttattgtttgtattattaaataagtttaaaatatattatttatgaattttaaaaattaatacaaatatttaaatatatttttatattttatttttcaaaatttgaacttatatttaataatagaaTGAGtaaataaagtattataacTTTAAGAACCAATATGACAGTTAAGTCAAAGCTtaagaattttgtttttatcaattACTTCtactatttatattaaatattatttttacttataataatttataaataactttaataatttgaGTCTTATAAAATgtgagtttgatttttattaaaaatattttaaattaaaataagatttaatcACTTGTATTGTGctatatcataaaaaaaatatataataaagctTTCAAAAACTATTAACATGACaacaatttatcaataaaatgtaagaataaatttaaaaaaatattagaattgtAAAATTAGAGctcttcttttttaaataaagttgtGGATTACTTGGATTAGTTTCCTATCGCtcaaaatataaagattttttttttttttaaatctcacaatttaaagattattattgttaaacttATAAGAAATGAAATTTTACTTTAATGATTTCAAACtcctattaaattattattaaatgatatttataaataaaaaatataaatattactaatttaattaataaatttcaacCTTTCGAAATCTTTTACGGTTGAATTTAAGAGAATAGGTAGTTAAAATTCTTATTTCGcattaaattcatattttatttatttatttataaatatcacgtaaataataaattataaacgttaaaaataattgaggtGAAATCTTCGTTTTTATAACGTAACAATCAAAAGTCTCAAAAGCTTTGAAAAAATAGATCCAAAATCTCATTCATCATAAGCTAATcatcatgattttgaaaaaaacatataCACCAATGAAAACAACCTTGCCTTGAATTCAAAGCTTCAACATTATAAACCTTTTCTTTAAAGCAATAACTGACAGACACCCATTAACTTACATTACTGATCCATTTCTTTAGAAAACTCAGATTTATCATTCATGAAGAAGACAACCATAATCAGAATTCACCATGGGATCCTTAATCCCAAACTCCATTTCAATGCTAGATACATCATGTGGGTACCTTCTTGAAGAATTACAGATTATCTGGGATGAAATTGGAGAGGATCCATACATAAGAGAAAAGATTCTCCTAGATCTTGAACAAGATTGCCTACAAGTCTACAGAAGAAAAGTTGACAATGCAAATATCTCAAGAACTAAACTTCATCAAGAACTGGCTGAATCAGAAGCCGAGTTCACTCATCTTCTTCTCATATTAGGCGAAAGATCTCTCCTCCCTGCCAGAGTAagaattttgatcatttttgtaTCAACTTTTTTGTAACAAGACTTAATAATGGTGATATCTGCAGCCAGAGAAGATGAAAGGGACTTTGAAGGAGCAATTGGCATCCATAACACCAGCTCTACATGAAATGCAGCTTATAAAAGAAGAAAGACTTAAACAATTTCAATCAATTCAAGCCCAAATTCTCAAAATCTCTTCTGAAATAGCAGGCCGAGCTGAATCCAATATTCCATCAATGACATATAAGAATGATCTTTCAATTAAGAAATTGGAAGAATATCAAAACCAGCTTCAAAGACTTCTCAATGACAAGGTAACCATTTTCATTGATCATCATCAATTCAGCAATTCATCTTTAAAATGATAATCATTTACCTTTTTTCtacctgaaaaaaaaaataaacaaaaaaaagaatgatAGACTGGAAAGAGTAGAGAAATACACAAGAAGAATCCAAAACATATCTGCAATAATGGGACTTGATTCATCAATCATCATAACAAAGGTTCATCATACCTTAAACGAAGTATCCGGGCTTTCGAAGAACATAAGTGATGATATTCTAGCTAAACTGGACTCAACATTACTCTCTTTGGAAGAAGAAAAGCATGCAAGGCTTCACAAGgttattactatatatatatacataacttAATTGAATTcttctatttcattttttttaaaacttgatCTTAAATTTGAGTGCAGCTGAATCATTTGGGTAAAACATTGACAAATCTATGGGAACTTATGAACACACCATTTGAAGACCGTTTATCTTCTGAAATTTCTAATCCTGGAAGCCTCACACTCGAAAGAATTCAAAAGGCTGAGGCAGAAGTAAAGAGATTGGATCAACAAAAAGCAAGTAAAATGAAAGATCTTTTCATCAAGAAAAAAACAGAACTTAAGGAGATTTGCAAAAGATCCCATATGGAAATACCTTCAAGATCAGAGATAGATAACATAGTCAATCTAATCAACTCAGGTCAGTCTAATTTGTTGCATCACAATGATATTTTACTTGAAAAAACAACTAAGATATGAAAAAATAGGGGTGATTGATCATGAGGATCTGCTCACAAGTATGGATAACCAGATAGCTCGAGCGAAAGAAGAAGCTTTTAGCAGACAAGTGATAATGGAGAAGGTCGAAAAATGGATGACAGCTCGAGAAGAGGAAAGATGGTTGGAAGAATACAATAGGGTCAGACAGTTTTCATTTCATTCAATTCATATGTTCATACTTCATtacaataaatttgattatttcaatattattacaGGATGATAACCGTTATTCAGTAAAAAGAGGTTCTCACAAAAATTTGAGACGCGCAGAACTTGGTCGAATAATGGTGAACAAAATCCCAAGTAAGCTGCAATCAAATTATTCAGTTTTGTATTATTTGTatcattctaaattttaattaattgaattggATTCTTAATGTAGGTTTAGTTGAGTCACTGATAgagaagacaaaatattgggaagaagaaagaaacgAAGTGTTCTTATATGATGAGGTAAAAGaaacatgtatatatatgagaaaaccATGTTTGTAATTTGATGAcattaatgttgttgttttgAAGGTACCTTTGTTGGAAATGTTGGAAGAGTACAATTTGACAAGATATGAGAAAGAAGAGGAGATGCAAAAAAAACAAAGGGTTAGTTGATTTtgtaataacaattttatttttaaaagcaTTATTCAAAACAACAAAACAATGAAAAACAAGAACCAATAACTTCTCTGATATAGTGTCATTAGTCGTAGAAGCAAGGACTAATCGAATTCCATTGGTAGGAAAAGAAGAACAAATTACAAATCATTCGAAAAGTGGATGGATCCTCGGAGCAAGAATCCACTTTGAGCCCGAGCAATAGTGGTCGACGACATTCAAACATAAGTTTGAATGGAGGTTTAGTTAGAAGATTTTCAATGGGCATAGAAAAGAAGTTTGGATCCAAAAATA
This is a stretch of genomic DNA from Impatiens glandulifera chromosome 4, dImpGla2.1, whole genome shotgun sequence. It encodes these proteins:
- the LOC124936622 gene encoding 65-kDa microtubule-associated protein 8; translation: MGSLIPNSISMLDTSCGYLLEELQIIWDEIGEDPYIREKILLDLEQDCLQVYRRKVDNANISRTKLHQELAESEAEFTHLLLILGERSLLPARPEKMKGTLKEQLASITPALHEMQLIKEERLKQFQSIQAQILKISSEIAGRAESNIPSMTYKNDLSIKKLEEYQNQLQRLLNDKNDRLERVEKYTRRIQNISAIMGLDSSIIITKVHHTLNEVSGLSKNISDDILAKLDSTLLSLEEEKHARLHKLNHLGKTLTNLWELMNTPFEDRLSSEISNPGSLTLERIQKAEAEVKRLDQQKASKMKDLFIKKKTELKEICKRSHMEIPSRSEIDNIVNLINSGVIDHEDLLTSMDNQIARAKEEAFSRQVIMEKVEKWMTAREEERWLEEYNRDDNRYSVKRGSHKNLRRAELGRIMVNKIPSLVESLIEKTKYWEEERNEVFLYDEVPLLEMLEEYNLTRYEKEEEMQKKQREKKNKLQIIRKVDGSSEQESTLSPSNSGRRHSNISLNGGLVRRFSMGIEKKFGSKNSIISNKMVNP